The DNA segment AAGCAGCAGAGTGATCCGCCGACTGCAGGCGGTCAGCGGCTCCTCATTCGACAGCATGTCCTCCCACTTACCCTGTTGGATCCAGTGATAAACGATGCGGATATGAGGCAGGCCCAGTTGCGCCTGTATTTCCTTCGCTTTGTAGCGACGGAGGTACATGCGTTTTGCGGCTTCTCGGACTTCGATTGAATATTGCATGGGCCGCAGTCTATGCGGCGAAAAAACGGAAAACGTGCTGAAAAAATCCGCTTTTGTCTGCGATCGCTCAATAACGGATTAACACGGATCTCAAGTGTTTGTTGGTGCGCTGGAGGCTCCCTATGGTGACGCCTCAATCAACCGATGAGCGCAGTTCCTACTCATGCCCCGATCCCTCGTCTCACCCTGGAAACGTGTTGCAGTCAGCGGTCCGACCGTCGACGGCCGCGAGATATTTCCCCAGGAGTTGATCGACCTCGCTGAGACGTACAACCCGTCGTTCTACACCGCGTCGATCTGGCTTGAGCATGAGCGTGGGTTCGGCACCTTCGGCACGGTCTACGCGCTGCGCCTGGCAGAAGACACCTCTGATTTGCAGCCCGGCGAGGTCGCCCTGGAAGCCCGCTTGAAGCCCAACGACAAGCTGCTGCAGCTCAACGATCTGGGCGAAAAGCTGTTCACCAGCATCGAGATCCGCCCGAACTTCCGTAAGACAGGTCGCAACTACTTGGGCGGTCTGGCCGTGACCGATGAGCCGGCCAGCGTGGGCACCCAGGAACTGTACTTCACCGCCCGGCGCGAACTAGGCGCCGAGCGCCTCATGACCGCACCTCGGCTAAGCCCCGGCATTCCTCTGGACTTTAACGACATGAGCGCAACCGCTGACGAATCCAACTTGTTCGGTGCTTTGGCCCGCTTCTTCAAGCGCTTCGCCGAGCAGGAAACCGCACCATCGACCGACAACCCTACCGAGAAAACCCCAATGGATGAAGTAACAGCCAAGGCAGCCCAAGGCCTGGTGGAACAACTGCTGGTCGTAGCGGCCGGTATTCAGGCTCTTGTCGATGCCTCCGCACCGACCGAACCTGAAGCTGACGCGGATGCTGTCAGCGATGTGAAGGCGGCCGTAGACACTATCGTGGCCGCTGCCCAGGAAGAAAAGCAGTTGAGCCGCCGTCAGAACTCCGGCAACCAGGCAGTGCTGGCTGGCCAGGCCCGCATTGAAAAGATGTTCCAGGCGCTTCTGGACACTCCGAAGGGTCGCCAGTTCGCACGCACCACCGGCGACGCTGACAAGAAAAAGCGGGTGCTCTGACATGGGCCATCCTCTGAGTAATTACGGCACGAAGATGTTCGCCGAACTGCAGATGGCCATCGCCGAGACCTACGGTGTCGAGACGGCTTCGCGCATGTTCAATGTCGAGCCATCCGTTGCCCAGGAACTGAACGATGCGATCACCCACCAGGCGGACTTCCTGGAGCGGATCAACATCGTCATGGTCACCGAGATCAAGGGCCAGAAGGTCTTTCTCGGTACCAATGGCCCAGTGACCGGCCGCACCAACGTCAAGACCACTGACCGCGAAGCCGTCGATGTGTCTTCGCTGGACGATGACACTTACGAGCTGTCGCCTACCGAGTCCGATGTCAGCCTGTCCTACGCGAAAATCGACGCCTGGGCGAAGTTCCCGGAGTTCCACGCGAAGTATTCGGCAGCGGTGCAGCGCCAGATCGCGCTCGACCGCATCATGGTCGGTTTCCACGGCACGCACGCAGCTCAACAGACTGACCGCATTCAGTACCCGATGCTGCAGGACGTGAACAAGGGTTGGCTGCAGCAGTTGCGCGAGAAAGCCCCGGCTCAGGTCATGAGTTCGGGCAAGGTGGCCGGCAAGGTCACCATGGGCGCCGGTGGCGACTACGCCAACCTCGACGCCCTGGTGCATGACGCCAAGCAACTGGTCGACGAGCGCCTGCGCGATGCCGGCGATCTGATTGCGATCATCGGTTCGGATTTGCTCGCAGCCGACAAGGCCAAGCTGTACGCGAAGCAAGGCAGCACCCCTACCGAGAAAGAGCGCATCGAGTCGGCCCAGGTGATCGCCACCTACGGCGGCCTGCCATCGTTCAGCGTGCCTTACTTCCCGGCCAACGCGGTGAAGGTCACCAGCTTCGACAATCTGTCGATCTACGTCCAGGACAGCAGCTGGCGTAAGCAGACTGTCGATAATCCGAAGCGCAGCCGCGTCGAGGATTACAACAGCCGCAATGAAGGCTACGTCATCGAGCAGCTGGAAAAAGCCGGTCTGATCGAGAACGTCGAAGTCCTCGAGGATGCAGCGTGAGCCTGGCCTTGGCGCACAAGCGCCGCGTTCTCGCCCAAGGCCAAGCCGTAGCCGCTGCCGCCAGTGCACCACCGGCACCGTACTCGGCGGACACGGCGATGGCCAGCCCCGCCAATGCCAAGAAACACCTGGTTCTGATGGAACAGAGCCTGGCGGTGGATCTGGAGCGCATCAGCAACATCGACAGCCGCGAGCAGCGTCAGTCGCTCAAGCGTGACGAGCTGCTGCCCAAGTACCTGGAGTACGTGCAGCGCTACCGCGACTCAGGCCTGAACTTTGCCAATGCGGTCGTGGTGTACGTGATGATCTGGCTGTTCGATACACGCCAGTTCACCAAGGGGCTTGAGCTGGCCGACTTTGCCATGAGCCAGGGCCAGGCGCTGCCTGAACGCTTCAACCGCAACATTCAGACGTTCGTTGCGGACGAGGTGATCGAGTGGGCCGAGGCTGAGCACAAGGCCGGCCGCAGCCCGGAACCCTACGTCTCCAACTTGCTGCATCGCGTCGATGGCGAATGGCAGTTGTTCGAACGGATTCCGGCTCGCTACCACAAGCTGCTGGGGATTCTGGCCATGGACCGCAAGGACTGGTCTGCCGCGATCGTGCATTTCGAACGGGCCGAAAGCCTGTACGAAAAAATCAGCGTCAGCACTCGCCTGGAGGGCTGCCGCAAGGCCTTGGCCAAGGTGATTGCTGCCGGCGGCCAGGCAACTGCAACCGTAGCCATGCGCCTGGATGAGGTCCTGCGGGAATCCGCTGAGCCTGATCCCGGCTACGACGCCGGCGACTCTGGCGACAACGACACCAGCAGCACCGATTAACCGACTTCCCCCCGCAGGGAGCTGCGCACGGATAGACCTGGTCATTTATGACCTTCCGTCTACACCGACGCCGCAACCTGCCCCTATTTGAGTGATCTGGATGGGCTTTTCCGGCACAGCAGCAGCGATCGCACCACCGCAGCAGATCGAGAACGATGGGTTCTGGCCCAATCTCGACCTCAGCGAATTCCAGCGTATCCATCGTCTGCCTGGCAACCTGGCTGTCGACCTGCAGGTCACTGAACTGAAACTGGCCAGGGGTGCTGTCAACACCGACCTGGCCAAGCTTAAAGCGCGCTGGCAGGCCAGTGGAGTGTCAAACGTTGAATCCGCAGACACCACGATCCTGCCAGAGCGCACCTATCAAGTGGACCTGTACAAACAGGCCGTCTACTACCGTGCAAAGGCCAAGCTGCTGCCACAGTTCGCCACGACCACACGCCGCGAAACGGCGGAAAACACTGGCAAGGAAGCCCCGGAAAGCACTGAAACGCTCTTGAAGTTCAGCCAAGAGGTTATCCGTGCGCTGCAGGGTCGTAGCCGCATCACGGCGGCGCTGCTATGAGCCAGGTGAAGATCGCTTACCTCGAAATCTCCGGCCGCATGACCGGCAAAACCGAGCGCCTGGCTGAGATGGCCAGCGAGCTGGCTGCCCAGGGCCGCACTGTAATTTTCGTCGTCTGGTCACCACGCGCAGTGCTGGACCTGGGCTGTCGTCACCCCGGCCTGCTTGTCATCGCCGATGGCCAACCGTTGCCTGCAGGCGTCGATCCGGAAACGGCTGTGTGGTTTTACGACGAGTTCGATTACCTGAAGTCTGCAGTTGTTCGCCCAGGTGCGTACTACTCGACCACTCCGCGCTACCTACGGGTTGCTGGGGAGCCAGCGGCGGACAAGGACGTGTTGCTGCAACTGCTGGAAGCGAACGGCTACCGGTACGACCGGTACGTCATGCCTCCTTACATCAGTAGTGATGGCCAGTTTTACCGTGAGCACCGTCTGAACAGGACACCCGAGCAGTTCCGCATGCACATGTTCGGGGAGTTCCTGTCGTGAACAAGCTGCGGTTCCTGACCGATTACCTGAAATCGTTCAACTTCGTGCTGCCCGAGCAGTTCGATAGCTGGGTATCGGATGCTACCCAAGAACTGGTGTGGAAGCCCGACGAGAACGGCATGTTCATGGGCGACATGAGCTACACCGCGCATTTCAGCATGGACGACTACAGCGGCCATCCGGCGCGGTTGATGGCCCTGCTGGGTAGCTGGCTGGAAACCCACGACGACCGTGACGGCATGGATGATCCGGTTTTTGCGATCGACGTCACCGACCTGGCTCAGAACCTTTCTGATGTGACCATCAGTATCAAGTTCGTCGAGGCTCAGTACCTGACCGAAGATCCAGACGGCGAGGTGCCGGCATTCGGCAAGCGCTGGTCGATCAAGCCATACGATCTGTGGGTCGCAGAGCAAGGCGAGGTCGTCCGCAATGGCTGATGCCTTCAACCTCGACATTCGCGGGATGCTCGAAGCCCAGGATCTGCTTGAGCTGCTGTCGCTACCGCCACAGAAACGCCGGCGTTTGATGAATAACGTCAGCAAGCGCGTGCGCTCGCTGAGCCGGCAGCGGGTCCGTGACCAGCAGAATCTGGACGGCACCCCCTTTGCGCCCCGTAAGGACACCACCGGCAAGGGCAAAAAGAAGATGGAGACCGGCCTGGGCAAGCTGCTCGATGTCGTGCGCCTGACTGATACCGAGGCGGAACTCGGCTGGAAGAACCGGCTGACGCGCTGGGTCGCCAGTCAGCAGCACCACGGCGCGACCGAGCGGGTCACCGCGCAGCAGATGCGCAAGCTGACCGAGGTTCCCCCCGGGACGGCAGCCACTGAAAAGCAGGCCAAGCGCCTGCGGCAGCTTGGCTACAAGGTCCGTTTGCCTGGCAAGAAGACCGAAACCCGCCCAAGCGTGGCCTGGATTCAGCAGCACATGGAGTACCCGAAGGCGGGTCTGCTGATTCGCGTTCTCGACGCCGAGCGCAAGGCCTCAACGGGCGCGCAGAGCTGGGACATCAAGCTCCCATCCCGCCAGTTTCTGGGCGCGAGCGAGGCCGAAACCAAGGCCTTGGTCAACCTGGTGCTGCGCCAAATCATCACCGCACCCGTTTAGTTAGAGGCTTACATGGCACTCGGCAAAGCTACAGTCAATAACCTCAATCTCGGGCAGGGTTCTGTCACCGAAGTTGAACGCTACTTCCTGTTCATCGGCCCTGGTGCCAAGAACATCGGCCAGATCCTGGCCCTCAACACTGAAAGCGACTTGGACGCCCAGCTGGGCGTGCCTGCCAGCGATCTGAAAACGCAGATCAGCACCGCCCGCGACAACGGCGGCGAGCGCTGGTCCTGCCTGGCAGCGCCGATCGCGGCCGATGGCGATTGGTTGGCAGCATTCACCTATGCCCAGCAGCATGGCTACGACGTTGAAGGGGTGGTCATCACCAAACCGGTGACCACCGCCGACGAGCTGTCGGCCATGAACACCGCAGCCAACAACGTGCAGAGCACCTACGGACGCCGCGTCTTCGTGCTTGCGGCCACTGCCGGCATCGTCAGTGCGGAACAGACGTGGGCCGAGTACCAGGTCCAGCAGGTTGGCCTGGTCAACAGCCTGGTCGCGGATCGCGTTGTGGCCGTTCCGCAGTTGCACGGCAATGACCAAGGTGTGCTTGCCGGCCGGCTGGCCAACGCGGCCGTCAGCATCGCTGATACCCCGATGCGGGTAGCGACCGGCGCGGTGCTGAGCCTGGGGCCGACCCCGAAAGACAAGGACGGCATCCCGCTGCAGTCGGCCACCCGCGCTGTGCTTGATGCTGCACGTCTGTCGGTGACCCAGACCTATCCCGGCTATCCAGGCGTGTACTGGGCTGATGCCAACCTGCTGGCAGCACCGGGCGCCGATGTCCAGGTGATCGAGTACCTGCGCGTCTTGGACAAGGCCGCGCGCCGCGTTCGCGTGCTGCTGATCCAGCGTGTCGGTGATCGCCGGCTGAACAGCTCGGCAAACAGCATGGAAGTGAACCGCACCGCGCTGATGAAGCCCCTGCGCGCCATGGCCAAGTCCACGACCGTGGGAGCCAACGTGTTCCCTGGCGAGATCGAGGCGCCTGGCAAGGATTCCATCGTTCTGTCCTGGACAAGTAAAACCGCCGTGGTCGCGTACCTGACCCTGCGGCCTCTCAACTGCCCGAAAGACATCACCGCCAACCTGGCGCTGGACCTTTCGACCAACACTGCGGAGTAACCCATGGCAGGACGTATTGGTGGCAAGAACTTCGACGTGAACCTGGGCGATATGAAGGTTCACGTTGAAGCCGCGACGCTGGATATCACAGACAACACCGCCGTGGCCCAGAGCCGTGGTGTGCCCAATGGCCATGTGGACGGCGACGTGTCGGCCAGCGGCGAGATGGAACTCGATCTGACCAACTTCAAACTGCTCAAGGAGCAAGCGAGCACCGCCGGCAGCTTCCGAGGACTGGAGCCGTTTGACATCGTGTTCTTCGCCAAAGCCGGTGAGGACGAAATCAAGTACGAGGCCTTCGGCTGCAAGATTCGTTTGTCCAGCCTGCTGAGTATTGATCCGAAGGGCGGTGCGAAGTCGACGGTGAAGGTGCAGTACGACGTTACCAGTCCGGACTTTGTGCATATCGATGGCGTGCCGTACCTGGATCCCGTCGAAATCGAAGGCCTGATTGAATGACCTGTCCGTTCGATCAGGCCCAGGCATTCGATCAGCACATGCGTGACCTGGAGATCGCAGCGGCGCTGGCGGGTCCTCGACCGAGCGGCCCAAGCCTCACCCATTGCAAGGACTGCGACTGTGAGATCCCCGAGGCGCGCCGCGCTTTGGGTGGCATCACCCGCTGTGTGCCTTGCCAAACACTCACCGAGAAAGGACGCCGCTGATGACCGGATCCGTAGCCAATGATCCAGTTCGTGAACTGGAGCGTGACATGGCAGTCATGAAGCACCGCCTGGTGGCCATGGAAAAACGCCAGGAATCGGTGCCGACCCGCGTCACCAAGCTGGAGCAGCAGTTCGAGCACATGTCTGGCCAGCTCTCGGAACTCAACAAAGGCCAACAGGAACTGACCGGAGTTGTCGCCGGCATCGGCAAGAAGATCACCTGGGCACTGGCCATTGCCAGCACCCTGTGGGCGATCCTGCAGATGGTCGGGCCAACCCTGCTGCGGGCGGTGTTCCCATGAGCCTGCGCAAGAAGATCCTCACCGGTGCCTTGGGCCTGGTGCTGGGCAGCGGCACGCTGATGGGGTTCCTGGGCAAGTGGGAAGGTGAAGGCCAGAACCACGTGTATGCCGACAAGTTGGCACGAGGGCTGCCGACCGTCTGCAAAGGCGTAACCAAACACAGCAGCCCGTACCCCGTAATCGTCGGCGACTACTGGTCACCTGAGCGTTGCGCGGAAGTCGAGGAATTGGTCGTGCAAAAAGGGCAGTTGGCCCTGGCCGACTGCCTGACCAATGAAGCAATCAGCCAGAACACCTTCGACGCCCTGAGCAGCCATTCCCATAACTTCGGCTCAGCTGCGACGTGCGCGAGCCGTGCCTTGGTCCTGATCAACGCCGGCCGGATCCGCGAGGGCTGCAGGGCGATCGCCTGGGCCTCGGATGGCAAGACGCCGGTGTGGGCCTACGTGACCACCGCCCAGGGCGAGAAGCAATTCGTCCAAGGGCTGCACAACCGCCGGCTAGATGAAATGGGGCTTTGCCTGAAATGACCATCAGCCTGCGCTACATCCTGATCTTCCTGTTCGTGGGCTTCGTGGTGGCTTTCAACTGCTACCTGGACAGCCAGCTGAACGCCACCCGCGCGCAACTGAGCGATGCCTGGGACGAACTGGCGACCGCTAACCAAGATCTGGAAAACGCCCGCGAAGCCGCCCGCCTGACCGGCGAAATGCTTGAGGCGCGCAACCAGGTCGACACCGAACGTACCGAGGCCCTGAACGATGCACTCACCAAGAACCTGGCTCTGCAGCGCGCTGTTGCTGACGGCCGTCGCCGGCTGCTCATCCAAGCCACCTGCAGCGTGCCCCACGCCGCAGATCCCGGCGCCGCCGGCCTGGCTGATGCAGGAACCGCCGAACTCACTGCAGACGCTCGATCGGATTATTTCACCCTCCGAAACGAGCTTGCCCGCGCCCGGGAAATGATCCTGGGCCTGCAGGACTACATCCGCCGCGTCGTGCTGCGCACGCCGGCACAACCCTGAAACACACCCTACGGAAAGCACCATGAGCGAAGTTAACCGCGAAATCACCCTTGAAGTCGGTACCGAAGAGTTCACCTTTTCCATGACCCCGATGGACGTGACCAAGTACTACAACGCGACCACGCCGAACAACAAGATCGCGCCGGCGCACAACCTGCTGATGAACACCATCAAGCAGGAGCAGAAAGCTCGACTCAAGCCGCTCCTGGTCAACCCGATCGGCGCGATGCAGATCGCCAGTGCGCTGCTTGAGGACTACTCGCCTGACGTTGAAGTCATCGTAAAAAAGCCCTCGACCACGCCGAAGGACTGAAGGACGACGGGCTGGGCCAGTTAATGGCCCTGCAACTGCGCTGGCTGCCAGGGATGGTGGCCACCACTGACACCCTGGGCACGGCCAAATGGCTTGAAGACGAATATTGGCGACGGATGGGAATCGCGGTCGCCGAAGGCATTGCCCAAGCATTCAAAGGATAAGCAACCTTGGCTGATACCTCATCCCGCCTGGCTTTCATCCTGTCACTGACTGACAAGATCACTGCGCCCTTGGGCAAAGTGAAAGCCAGCATCACCGACTTGGCCGACCAAGGGCAGCAGAGCATCGTCAAGATGGGTGCTGGCTTCGCCGGCATGGTCGGTGCCGGGATGGCTATCACCGAATCGCTGCAGCCGGCGCTGGAGGTCAACCGGGCATTGGGAGATGTGCGCGCCCTGGGCGTGGCTGAGGACGCCTTGTCATCGCTCAACAGCAAAGCCTTGGAGTTTTCCGTCGATTACGCGGCCAGCGCCGCTGAGTTCGTGGCATCTTCGCGTGCGATCGACGGGGCGATCAAAGGGCTGGTCGGCGGTCAGTTGGCCGCCATCACCAATTCCAGCAACCTGCTGGCCAAGGTCACCAAGGCTGACGCGGAAACTGCAGGCGCTTACATCGGCTCGATGTATAACCTCTTCAAAACCGAAGCCGACAAGATGGGCAAGGTCGAATGGGTCGAGCAGCTGACCGGGCAGACGGCTCTGGCCGTGAAGCTGTTCCGCACGGACGGCGCGCAGCTCAAGGACGCATTCAAGGAAGTCGGAGCAATCGCCACGACTGCCGGCATCAGCGTGGCCGAGCAAATGGCGGTCATTGGCACCCTGAGCAGCACAATGGAAGGCGGTGATGCCGGAGGCCGGTACAAAGCCTTTTTCGAGAACATCGGCGCAGCCGCCGAGAAGACCGGTCTGAAACTCACCGACGCCACGGGCAAAACCCTGCCGATGATCCAGATCCTGGACAAGCTGCAGGGCAAGTTTGGCGACCTGACCACGGCGGCCGCCGGCACCAAGCTGACCGAGGCATTCGGTGGTGAAGGTGCCCAGGTAATCGCCGCCCTGGCCAAGGACAGTGACAGGCTGCGCAACGGCCTGGAGCAGATCGGTAAGGTCCGAGGGCTGGAGAACGCCGAGGCGATGGCCAAGGCGATGGTGGATCCGTGGCAGCAGTTCGGCGCCGCCGTTCAAGCGCTGCGCATCGCTTTCGGGCAGTCG comes from the Pseudomonas sp. StFLB209 genome and includes:
- a CDS encoding putative phage tail assembly chaperone, which codes for MSEVNREITLEVGTEEFTFSMTPMDVTKYYNATTPNNKIAPAHNLLMNTIKQEQKARLKPLLVNPIGAMQIASALLEDYSPDVEVIVKKPSTTPKD
- a CDS encoding phage tail tape measure protein; this translates as MADTSSRLAFILSLTDKITAPLGKVKASITDLADQGQQSIVKMGAGFAGMVGAGMAITESLQPALEVNRALGDVRALGVAEDALSSLNSKALEFSVDYAASAAEFVASSRAIDGAIKGLVGGQLAAITNSSNLLAKVTKADAETAGAYIGSMYNLFKTEADKMGKVEWVEQLTGQTALAVKLFRTDGAQLKDAFKEVGAIATTAGISVAEQMAVIGTLSSTMEGGDAGGRYKAFFENIGAAAEKTGLKLTDATGKTLPMIQILDKLQGKFGDLTTAAAGTKLTEAFGGEGAQVIAALAKDSDRLRNGLEQIGKVRGLENAEAMAKAMVDPWQQFGAAVQALRIAFGQSLIPMLTPLMDRLVGIAKTLTRWTQLFPNITRVLGITVLAVFGLVAAMSALTLVVGIGKLAWLGMVTVWNILTWTGFRSIAMFVVHAAVFAAQVVAMTAFYTVMGVARAGMLLFQGAMWLVNAAMLANPVGLIIAGIVALGVVVAAAVIYWDEWTGALMNTAAFQWIAGQLDALSAWFGTIGGWTGLASAAWDGIVAIFRDAINGLVAMLNKIPGVEIDAVFGDMPKAPEIPGISAPLVTTPAAAQLVTTPDLGEQAEQTRKRMSAAVGSVSPQRAESVPQGGLLRQIQTNNNATNTSAQPAKSGVHVENLNLTNTKPMTNLELENMIGMAVG
- a CDS encoding lysis system i-spanin subunit Rz; translated protein: MTISLRYILIFLFVGFVVAFNCYLDSQLNATRAQLSDAWDELATANQDLENAREAARLTGEMLEARNQVDTERTEALNDALTKNLALQRAVADGRRRLLIQATCSVPHAADPGAAGLADAGTAELTADARSDYFTLRNELARAREMILGLQDYIRRVVLRTPAQP
- a CDS encoding head completion/stabilization protein, with the translated sequence MGFSGTAAAIAPPQQIENDGFWPNLDLSEFQRIHRLPGNLAVDLQVTELKLARGAVNTDLAKLKARWQASGVSNVESADTTILPERTYQVDLYKQAVYYRAKAKLLPQFATTTRRETAENTGKEAPESTETLLKFSQEVIRALQGRSRITAALL
- a CDS encoding lysozyme, encoding MSLRKKILTGALGLVLGSGTLMGFLGKWEGEGQNHVYADKLARGLPTVCKGVTKHSSPYPVIVGDYWSPERCAEVEELVVQKGQLALADCLTNEAISQNTFDALSSHSHNFGSAATCASRALVLINAGRIREGCRAIAWASDGKTPVWAYVTTAQGEKQFVQGLHNRRLDEMGLCLK
- a CDS encoding phage protein, which gives rise to MAGRIGGKNFDVNLGDMKVHVEAATLDITDNTAVAQSRGVPNGHVDGDVSASGEMELDLTNFKLLKEQASTAGSFRGLEPFDIVFFAKAGEDEIKYEAFGCKIRLSSLLSIDPKGGAKSTVKVQYDVTSPDFVHIDGVPYLDPVEIEGLIE
- a CDS encoding phage tail protein — its product is MNKLRFLTDYLKSFNFVLPEQFDSWVSDATQELVWKPDENGMFMGDMSYTAHFSMDDYSGHPARLMALLGSWLETHDDRDGMDDPVFAIDVTDLAQNLSDVTISIKFVEAQYLTEDPDGEVPAFGKRWSIKPYDLWVAEQGEVVRNG
- a CDS encoding DUF6890 family protein, which gives rise to MALQLRWLPGMVATTDTLGTAKWLEDEYWRRMGIAVAEGIAQAFKG
- a CDS encoding GPO family capsid scaffolding protein, whose translation is MPRSLVSPWKRVAVSGPTVDGREIFPQELIDLAETYNPSFYTASIWLEHERGFGTFGTVYALRLAEDTSDLQPGEVALEARLKPNDKLLQLNDLGEKLFTSIEIRPNFRKTGRNYLGGLAVTDEPASVGTQELYFTARRELGAERLMTAPRLSPGIPLDFNDMSATADESNLFGALARFFKRFAEQETAPSTDNPTEKTPMDEVTAKAAQGLVEQLLVVAAGIQALVDASAPTEPEADADAVSDVKAAVDTIVAAAQEEKQLSRRQNSGNQAVLAGQARIEKMFQALLDTPKGRQFARTTGDADKKKRVL
- a CDS encoding DUF2586 domain-containing protein yields the protein MALGKATVNNLNLGQGSVTEVERYFLFIGPGAKNIGQILALNTESDLDAQLGVPASDLKTQISTARDNGGERWSCLAAPIAADGDWLAAFTYAQQHGYDVEGVVITKPVTTADELSAMNTAANNVQSTYGRRVFVLAATAGIVSAEQTWAEYQVQQVGLVNSLVADRVVAVPQLHGNDQGVLAGRLANAAVSIADTPMRVATGAVLSLGPTPKDKDGIPLQSATRAVLDAARLSVTQTYPGYPGVYWADANLLAAPGADVQVIEYLRVLDKAARRVRVLLIQRVGDRRLNSSANSMEVNRTALMKPLRAMAKSTTVGANVFPGEIEAPGKDSIVLSWTSKTAVVAYLTLRPLNCPKDITANLALDLSTNTAE
- the gpM gene encoding phage terminase small subunit — encoded protein: MSLALAHKRRVLAQGQAVAAAASAPPAPYSADTAMASPANAKKHLVLMEQSLAVDLERISNIDSREQRQSLKRDELLPKYLEYVQRYRDSGLNFANAVVVYVMIWLFDTRQFTKGLELADFAMSQGQALPERFNRNIQTFVADEVIEWAEAEHKAGRSPEPYVSNLLHRVDGEWQLFERIPARYHKLLGILAMDRKDWSAAIVHFERAESLYEKISVSTRLEGCRKALAKVIAAGGQATATVAMRLDEVLRESAEPDPGYDAGDSGDNDTSSTD
- a CDS encoding phage virion morphogenesis protein, yielding MADAFNLDIRGMLEAQDLLELLSLPPQKRRRLMNNVSKRVRSLSRQRVRDQQNLDGTPFAPRKDTTGKGKKKMETGLGKLLDVVRLTDTEAELGWKNRLTRWVASQQHHGATERVTAQQMRKLTEVPPGTAATEKQAKRLRQLGYKVRLPGKKTETRPSVAWIQQHMEYPKAGLLIRVLDAERKASTGAQSWDIKLPSRQFLGASEAETKALVNLVLRQIITAPV
- a CDS encoding phage major capsid protein, P2 family — translated: MGHPLSNYGTKMFAELQMAIAETYGVETASRMFNVEPSVAQELNDAITHQADFLERINIVMVTEIKGQKVFLGTNGPVTGRTNVKTTDREAVDVSSLDDDTYELSPTESDVSLSYAKIDAWAKFPEFHAKYSAAVQRQIALDRIMVGFHGTHAAQQTDRIQYPMLQDVNKGWLQQLREKAPAQVMSSGKVAGKVTMGAGGDYANLDALVHDAKQLVDERLRDAGDLIAIIGSDLLAADKAKLYAKQGSTPTEKERIESAQVIATYGGLPSFSVPYFPANAVKVTSFDNLSIYVQDSSWRKQTVDNPKRSRVEDYNSRNEGYVIEQLEKAGLIENVEVLEDAA
- a CDS encoding TraR/DksA C4-type zinc finger protein; this encodes MTCPFDQAQAFDQHMRDLEIAAALAGPRPSGPSLTHCKDCDCEIPEARRALGGITRCVPCQTLTEKGRR